In a genomic window of Sphingomonas lutea:
- a CDS encoding GNAT family N-acetyltransferase: MFARTPRLLLRPGFPEDAPALAMAIADEAIARNLATVPWPYRVRDAEAFLATPRDPILPSLLAFERTSGAPRLVGACGLGRRPSGAVELGYWIARSDWGRGFATEACTALIEIARALDLPSLEGSYFIDNPASARVLEKLGFAPLGIVAPRRSCARGEDVPARLMRLVLRGAAVEDEDEALAA, encoded by the coding sequence ATGTTCGCCAGGACGCCAAGATTGCTGCTGAGACCCGGCTTCCCCGAAGATGCGCCGGCGCTTGCCATGGCCATCGCCGACGAAGCCATCGCCCGCAATCTCGCGACGGTGCCGTGGCCCTATCGCGTGCGCGACGCCGAAGCCTTTCTGGCGACTCCGCGCGACCCCATCCTGCCCTCGCTGCTGGCGTTCGAGCGGACGTCGGGCGCGCCGCGCCTCGTCGGTGCCTGCGGACTTGGCCGGCGGCCGTCGGGCGCGGTCGAGCTCGGCTATTGGATCGCCCGCAGCGACTGGGGCCGCGGCTTTGCGACGGAGGCGTGCACCGCGCTGATCGAGATTGCCCGCGCGCTCGACCTGCCCAGCCTCGAAGGCTCGTACTTTATCGACAATCCGGCGTCGGCGCGGGTGCTTGAAAAGCTCGGCTTCGCGCCGCTCGGAATCGTCGCCCCGCGCCGCAGCTGCGCACGCGGCGAAGACGTGCCGGCCAGGCTGATGCGGCTGGTGCTACGTGGTGCGGCCGTCGAGGACGAAGACGAGGCCCTGGCGGCCTAA
- the rpmA gene encoding 50S ribosomal protein L27 — translation MAHKKAGGSSRNGRDSESKRLGVKLFGSQAARAGNIIVRQRGTKWHAGTNVGMGKDHTLFALTDGTVTFRDGKLGRKYVHVMPITEASA, via the coding sequence ATGGCACATAAGAAAGCAGGCGGCTCGAGCCGCAACGGTCGCGACAGTGAAAGCAAGCGCCTTGGCGTGAAGCTGTTCGGCAGCCAGGCCGCGCGCGCCGGCAATATCATCGTTCGTCAACGCGGCACGAAGTGGCACGCGGGGACCAACGTCGGCATGGGCAAGGACCATACGTTGTTTGCGCTTACCGACGGCACGGTCACGTTCCGTGACGGCAAGCTTGGCCGCAAATACGTCCATGTGATGCCGATTACGGAAGCCAGCGCATAG
- the rplU gene encoding 50S ribosomal protein L21, which translates to MFAVVRTGGKQYRVAPGDKIVVEKIDGNAGDKITLGDILLAGDGSDLKKTDGLTVAAEIIAQAKGEKVTVFKKRRRHNYRRKKGHRQQHTILQIVAIGDHKAEKKAAPKAEAKTDAPTAETKAASPAKADDKPAKAEPKTSDAKAEAKAETKASTKNAAPAKAPAKKPAAKAPAKKK; encoded by the coding sequence ATGTTCGCAGTCGTGCGCACGGGCGGCAAGCAATATCGCGTCGCCCCGGGAGACAAGATCGTCGTCGAGAAAATCGACGGCAATGCTGGTGACAAGATCACGCTGGGCGACATTCTGCTCGCCGGCGACGGATCGGACCTCAAGAAGACCGACGGCCTGACCGTCGCGGCCGAAATCATCGCCCAGGCCAAGGGTGAGAAGGTCACCGTCTTCAAGAAGCGGCGCCGCCACAATTATCGCCGCAAGAAGGGCCACCGTCAGCAGCACACCATCCTGCAGATCGTCGCGATCGGCGATCACAAGGCTGAAAAGAAGGCCGCTCCGAAGGCCGAAGCCAAGACCGATGCACCGACGGCCGAGACCAAGGCTGCGTCGCCCGCGAAGGCCGATGACAAGCCGGCCAAGGCGGAGCCCAAGACGTCCGATGCCAAAGCTGAGGCCAAGGCCGAAACCAAGGCGTCGACAAAAAATGCTGCACCTGCTAAGGCCCCCGCGAAGAAGCCGGCTGCCAAGGCTCCGGCAAAGAAGAAGTAA
- a CDS encoding TonB-dependent receptor plug domain-containing protein translates to MSKSLRRALLLATLSTFAIAIPAAAQDAQSDVPATPESSDATPAAPAGPAPTVPQAVNEDTIIVTGTRSSNRTVADSPVPVDVIGADAIAHTGATETNKILNQLVPSFNFPQPSVNDGSDSVKPATLRGLSPDQVLVLVNGKRRHVAALININGTVGRGSAAVDMNLIPGMAINRVEVLRDGAAAQYGSDAIAGVINIQLKNARQGGSASLTYGKYITTLEDVDDVTGLALNGAGQPFLDPNDIGTPTTTSRYFVAETDGERKARDGSQVTFAANLGLPIGSTGYVNLTGELQRKSAVNRAGYDLRPNFTFGVTNATTVFDPRELDFNRLQFKYGEPKAKSYNLFLNAGIDVSPDWEAYAFASHGHRNSTSAANWRQYIAAANRDFSVLAPNQVPNAGNFVPLTDEGFLPLIETDLDDYAATIGLRGAIAGWKADFSAGYGHNRFDYDLHDTLNTSLGPDSPRDFDAGGLRYGQWLFNADFSREFAIGTAKPLTVAVGAEHRRERFKIRPGEEASYVAGPLFRAAVPNTTLANCDALGGRFGSLAPTTCDFPGRGAGAGAQGFPGIPAASETNEGRHSWGVYAELDTDPIEGVTTTLAARFEDYSDFGTTLNGKFAARWEFIPNYAVRGAISNGFRAPSLHQQYFTTFSTNFVNGIPVDIATLAVGSPAAAALGAQPLKPEKSVNFSLGATANPVPGLTITADWYSIKIKDRIVFSEILGVNGTGNVAATGTAVTALLQSLGFPQVGAGRFFLNGIDTRTRGLDIVAAYNWRTNGFGRWNLSAAYNRNKTKITDRAPPPGALSTIPNLILFGRTESLRFTYGQPRDKIVLSADGDLGRFGVTARTTRYGKVVSPSASLPPAPNQFDVNTFLPDDIRLGRKWITDLELRWKPGGGAELALGSNNLFDVYPDRSPFGIRPDGGVYPVNQIYFPYSTFSPFGFNGRFIYGRASINF, encoded by the coding sequence ATGTCCAAATCGCTTCGCCGAGCGCTCCTGCTTGCGACCTTGAGCACCTTCGCCATCGCGATCCCGGCCGCCGCGCAAGATGCGCAGAGCGACGTCCCGGCCACGCCCGAAAGCAGCGATGCCACCCCCGCAGCACCGGCAGGTCCCGCACCGACCGTGCCACAGGCGGTGAACGAAGATACGATCATCGTGACCGGCACCCGTTCATCCAACCGGACGGTGGCCGACAGCCCGGTACCGGTCGACGTCATCGGCGCGGACGCGATCGCCCATACCGGGGCGACCGAAACCAACAAGATCCTCAATCAGCTGGTGCCGTCGTTCAACTTCCCGCAGCCGTCGGTCAACGACGGGTCGGACTCGGTCAAGCCGGCGACCTTGCGCGGCCTCAGCCCCGACCAGGTGCTGGTGCTGGTCAACGGCAAGCGCCGCCACGTTGCCGCCCTGATCAACATCAACGGGACGGTCGGGCGCGGCAGCGCGGCGGTCGACATGAACCTCATTCCCGGCATGGCGATCAACCGCGTCGAGGTGCTGCGCGATGGCGCCGCCGCCCAATATGGCTCGGATGCCATCGCGGGCGTAATCAACATCCAGCTCAAGAACGCGCGGCAGGGCGGGTCGGCGAGCCTGACCTACGGCAAATATATCACGACGCTGGAGGACGTGGACGACGTGACCGGCCTTGCGCTCAATGGCGCCGGCCAGCCGTTCCTCGATCCCAACGACATCGGAACGCCGACCACGACCTCGCGCTATTTCGTCGCCGAGACCGATGGGGAGCGCAAGGCGCGAGACGGCTCCCAGGTGACCTTCGCGGCCAACCTCGGCCTGCCGATCGGCTCGACCGGATACGTCAACCTTACCGGCGAACTGCAGCGCAAGTCGGCGGTCAATCGCGCGGGCTACGATCTGCGGCCGAACTTCACCTTTGGCGTGACGAACGCAACGACCGTGTTCGATCCACGCGAACTCGATTTCAACCGGCTCCAGTTCAAATATGGCGAGCCCAAAGCGAAGAGTTACAATCTGTTCCTCAATGCCGGGATCGACGTCTCGCCCGATTGGGAAGCCTATGCATTCGCCTCGCACGGCCACCGCAATTCGACCAGCGCGGCCAATTGGCGGCAGTATATCGCCGCCGCCAACCGCGATTTCAGCGTGCTCGCGCCGAACCAGGTGCCCAATGCCGGCAACTTCGTGCCGCTGACGGACGAGGGCTTCCTGCCGTTGATCGAGACCGACCTCGACGATTATGCCGCGACCATCGGGCTGCGCGGTGCGATTGCCGGGTGGAAGGCCGATTTCTCGGCCGGTTATGGCCACAACCGCTTCGACTATGACCTGCACGACACGCTCAACACGTCGCTCGGGCCCGACAGCCCGCGCGATTTCGATGCCGGCGGCCTGCGTTATGGCCAGTGGTTGTTCAATGCCGATTTCTCGCGCGAGTTCGCGATCGGGACGGCCAAGCCGCTGACCGTCGCGGTCGGCGCCGAGCATCGCCGCGAGCGCTTCAAGATCCGTCCCGGCGAGGAAGCCTCCTACGTCGCCGGGCCGCTGTTCCGGGCAGCGGTGCCGAACACCACGCTGGCCAATTGCGACGCCTTGGGCGGGCGCTTCGGCTCGCTGGCGCCGACCACCTGCGACTTCCCGGGCCGCGGCGCGGGGGCGGGCGCCCAGGGCTTCCCGGGGATTCCGGCGGCTAGCGAAACCAATGAGGGCCGCCACAGCTGGGGCGTCTATGCCGAACTCGACACCGACCCGATCGAGGGCGTCACCACGACCCTGGCCGCACGGTTCGAGGATTATTCGGACTTCGGGACGACGCTGAACGGCAAGTTTGCCGCGCGGTGGGAATTTATCCCCAATTATGCGGTGCGCGGCGCGATCTCCAACGGGTTCCGCGCGCCGTCCCTGCACCAGCAATATTTCACGACCTTTTCGACCAACTTCGTCAACGGCATCCCGGTCGACATCGCGACACTCGCCGTCGGGTCCCCAGCGGCGGCGGCGCTCGGCGCGCAGCCGCTGAAGCCCGAGAAGTCGGTCAACTTCAGCCTCGGCGCGACGGCCAACCCGGTGCCCGGCCTGACGATCACGGCGGACTGGTACTCGATCAAGATCAAGGACCGGATCGTGTTCAGCGAGATCCTTGGCGTGAACGGCACCGGCAACGTCGCCGCGACGGGGACGGCGGTCACCGCGCTGCTGCAGAGCCTGGGCTTCCCGCAGGTCGGCGCCGGGCGCTTCTTCTTGAACGGAATCGACACCCGTACGCGCGGTCTCGACATCGTTGCCGCCTATAACTGGCGGACCAACGGCTTCGGCCGCTGGAACCTCAGCGCGGCCTACAACCGCAACAAGACCAAGATCACCGACCGCGCGCCGCCTCCCGGAGCGTTGTCGACGATCCCGAACCTGATCCTGTTCGGCAGAACCGAAAGCCTGCGCTTCACTTACGGCCAGCCGCGCGACAAGATCGTGCTCAGTGCCGATGGCGACCTGGGCCGCTTCGGGGTGACGGCGCGCACCACGCGCTATGGCAAGGTCGTTTCGCCCTCCGCCAGCCTGCCGCCGGCGCCCAACCAGTTCGACGTCAATACCTTCCTGCCGGACGACATTCGCCTTGGCCGCAAGTGGATCACCGACCTCGAATTGCGCTGGAAGCCGGGTGGCGGGGCAGAATTGGCCTTGGGATCGAACAATCTGTTCGATGTCTATCCCGACCGGTCGCCGTTCGGGATCCGCCCGGACGGCGGGGTCTATCCGGTGAACCAGATCTATTTTCCATATTCGACCTTCTCGCCGTTCGGCTTCAACGGACGATTCATCTACGGCCGGGCGTCGATCAACTTCTAG